In the genome of Thunnus thynnus chromosome 6, fThuThy2.1, whole genome shotgun sequence, the window gttaAGAAAACCTGTTGTGGAGAAAATGCGCAGAGATCGCATCAACAGCTGCATCGAGCAGCTCAAgatcattctggagaaagagtTTCACAAGCAAGAGCCCAACTCCAAGCTGGAGAAAGCCGACATCCTGGAGATGACTGTGAGCTTCCTaaggcagcagctgcagccggGCCTCTGCCAGAGCGACTACAGTCAAGGCTACTCTCACTGCTGGAGGGACTCTCTGCACTTCCTGTCTGCCGGCTCCAACACGGAGGCCTCTGTCACTCCTCTGCAGGGCctccagcagcaggagcagcagctcctccaggCCCAGAGAGCCAGCAGCTCCTCCCCAGACTGCTCCACCCTCAGGCCCACCACGCTGCAggatggcagcagcagcagcagaggtcCCGTATGGAGGCCTTGGTAGAgactctgacacacagacactgtgaGACCTGAGGGGAGCTACACTCTCCCTCACTATATGTAGGAAATATGCATTTCCAGCCTGCTCATTCATGGTGTTACTGAGTGTTTTGTTTCATCATATTGATGAGAAGATGTGTAATAGGTATTCTGTTGCCTCACTGTAATAACAAGTTCACAATGGAGATCGTTCACCACTCATGCAAAACTTCTCCTTCCAGGGAACATATATCACAGTGATGTTATTAGCAGTGTTTTGTTACTCTATGTAACCGAAAATGTTTTCATCGTGTGAAGTTAAAATTGCTGAGAAGTTTGAAGTTTGTCAATTATGTTTGAAACTAGCATGGCTAACTGAACATGTCTATTGTGACttattttcctttaataaaGGGAAGAGTCAGCCGCTAACAGCAAGAAGTCATTTGTGTGTGCTGTtcattataatgtattattaaaaaaaagctgcataTTGGAAATAAGATTTTATGGTGAACAATATGTTAAGTGTTTACTGTAACTTAactttttatttcaattaaatacatttttacttctATTTAAATTTTGTGTGAATCTATTAATTTTGAATACAGTGTATTCAATAAACAtgacttcagtgtgtgtgtgttttcatgtgatttGGTGGTTTGATTTAGTCTTAAACAAGGttgaatttgatgctttttccAACAATTAAGGACCATCTGAGTGTTGTTTGTGAAATGGAGATAAAATTCATATTGTCATGTGCAGATCCATAAATTCCAATGGATACCTTTTTTCTATGaatttagtgaaaaaaaaagatactcaACACTTGCTTGTGtcttaatgttgttgtttttgagctCTGAagtaatataatttaaatacacATTGACCTGTATCCTAATACATGAGGTTTAAATGAAAGCagatgattgtttttatttgcaagTGTGAACATTACTTTTACCTCTAGTATTATGCACTGTATTTACAAACACTTCCTGATGTGCTGTCACTTCCTGAACCACATGTCACGTGACCTTCTTCAAAATAAAGACAAGCTTTAAACAGACGTTTGTGATGAAAACTGGCACTaaagacacacatttcctttatttaaaaggaaaatcttCACTTTAAGGAGAAGTTTTTTGAGTTTTCTGTCTCataaatcatgaaaatatgGATTCAACCATTTTTTTAACGATTGTATCTTTTTATTGTTAATTGTCATACAAAGAAATGAGTTTTAAGAGCCTAAATGTGATAGCAAACCAGCAATATCAACATccttttacaaaatgttaacatgtaaattcacttgcatgcacacacacacacacacacacacacacacacacacacacatacacacatcatcatcatcatcatcctgatCCATAACATTAAATGTTTGGCATAGATAATtcaaaacagaagagaaatatTCTCAACAGCAGCTGTCAGTATAACACAGTATGGCAGATATATACTGTTACATCGAGCAGTCCAAAGATAAACTCCACTGGAGTAAACAATCCTTTCACAAGATTTGACAAAACCATCATCACTTAAAACCAGCTttagacacaaagaaaaagcatCAAAACATCAGATCAGTGAATTAAAGTCAAAGCAGGACAATCTTCAAAATAAGTGAGAGCCTTCGCTTTTACTACTTGTCCATCAATGTGATGAGACAATAAGGAAACCCGCCATGAATGAGCAGGCTGGAAATGCATATTTCCTACATATAGTGAGGGAGAGTGCAGCTCCCCTCAGGTCtcacagtgtctgtgtgtcagagtcTCTACCAAGGCCTCCATACGGgacctctgctgctgctgctgctgccgtcctGCAGCGTGGTGGGCCTGAGGGTGGAGCAGACTGGGGAGGAGCTGCTGGCTCTCTGGGcctggaggagctgctgctcctgctgctggagGCCCTGCAGAGGAGTGACAGAGGCCTCCGTGTTGGAGCCGGCAGACAGGAAGTGCAGAGAGTCCCTCCAGCAGTGAGAGTAGCCTTGGCTGTAGTCGCTCTGGCAGAGGCccggctgcagctgctgccttAGGAAGCTCACAGTCATCTCCAAGATGTCGGCTTTCTCCAGCTTGGAGTTGGGCTCTTGCTTGTGAAactctttctccagaatgatcTTGAGCTGCTCGATGCAGCTGTTGATGCGATCTCTGCGCATTTTCTCCACAATAGGTTTTCTtaactgaggaagaggagataaGAAAGTAAGTTTTTGATTCAAAGTCAACAATAATTAgacatttatactgtaaaactggtggaaaaaaaacattaaaatctaCTTCAATACTCActttgatgttgtctctctcAGAAATCCTGATGTGGTGAATAGAGGAGTAGTTGGTGGAGCAGGGAGCCATGTCTTTGCAGGTGAAGTGAGCAGCTTCTTCTGGACAGCAGTGTTAGCTCTGATGTCTCTGGAGGAGTTGCTCCTCATTTTATAGTGTGAGATTAGCATAACAAAGCCATGTGGCTGAGGCTGGGCTGGGGTTCCCACACTCTGACCAGTGGGACTCCCAGCACAACAATAGATGACATGTCAATAACTCAGAGGGCATGTATCTGTGCTTGGCATGTTTCCCAAGATAAGCAACAGGTAATTAACACTTTATCAAGCAGTCATCTGAGATTTTATCACAGACTGAaggtcaaaatttaatttttggATGTAAAATAAGGGGAAGTGATAAACACAAAAGAGCATCttcaaaggaggaggaggaggggtgtaACTGCAATTAAAGACCAAATGCTTCACtgcaataaaacaatataaactgaATACTCGTCTCTTCAAAGAAAGACACCTTTCCTCCAAAAAGCATTTTGGTGCACAAACTGGAACATTTGGACACATAAAAATCAACTTTAAAGAGTTTAAAAGTCAACTGGCTGCAGGTGAAACATTTTTCCCACCTGTTGCTTTTCTTACTATGTTCTGAGTCACGGTTTTTCTTTCCCTTCAGGGTTTTCCGCCGCAATAATGTGTGAAAAAACCCAGTGTGGTAATCTGAAGAGAGACGCTGCTGATCAAAGGCTGCTGCTGACTCGCGTCTCAGGTGTGAAAGTGGCGCACGTCCTCTGCGCGGCGCGAGCCACGAGACCGCGTGCGGTGCGGAGACGCAGTTAACGAGCAGCAAATGACCTCGTGTGCACAGCATGAGTTTTTGATTTAGTTTGTTGTTCCACTTATTCAGATCAAACACAGACGAGAACAAATATGACATATCACATGTaactgttttcatctgtttaatAATCATGATGTGAACAACTGATGTTAATGATGAAGCTTTACATGATGAGAACTATAGTGTCTGTGCCTGAAAACAAGTCAGAATTATATATGATATTCATATAATTTATCCCAAACTGTCCTAATCAGAGGTTCATAATA includes:
- the her12 gene encoding hairy-related 12 — protein: MAPCSTNYSSIHHIRISERDNIKLRKPIVEKMRRDRINSCIEQLKIILEKEFHKQEPNSKLEKADILEMTVSFLRQQLQPGLCQSDYSQGYSHCWRDSLHFLSAGSNTEASVTPLQGLQQQEQQLLQAQRASSSSPVCSTLRPTTLQDGSSSSSRGPVWRPW
- the LOC137185331 gene encoding transcription factor HES-5-like, which encodes MAPCSTKDSSGHHIRISVKDNIKLRKPVVEKMRRDRINSCIEQLKIILEKEFHKQEPNSKLEKADILEMTVSFLRQQLQPGLCQSDYSQGYSHCWRDSLHFLSAGSNTEASVTPLQGLQQQEQQLLQAQRASSSSPDCSTLRPTTLQDGSSSSRGPVWRPW